Proteins encoded by one window of Juglans regia cultivar Chandler chromosome 15, Walnut 2.0, whole genome shotgun sequence:
- the LOC108991704 gene encoding F-box/FBD/LRR-repeat protein At1g13570-like, with protein MELDKISNLPGHVIDQILSQLSIKEAVKTSILSSKWRFKWATLPHLVFDNQCFPVSSQDQTIVKNKLVSIVDHVLLLHNGPIYKFKLSHRDLLGITDIDRWILHLSRCSIKEFVLEIWKGQRYKMPSSLFLCQNLVHLELFNCFLKPPLTFKGFGSLKSLDLQHVTLAQDLFESLISSCPLLERLTLMNFDGFAHLNINAPNLQYFDIGGVFEDISFEHTSRLAVVAIGLYVNVGDDKKQVYSNSSNLLKFFVHLPLIRRLEVQSYFLKYLAVGILPGRLPIPCVNLNYLSLRINFNDSEEVLTALSLLRSSPNLQELEVLARPEELAAVAKVINFQEDDHSSCTLNQLQLVKIFGISGTQRELNFIKLVLLASPVLERMTVKPASIDGSWELVKELLRFRRASMIAEVIYLDP; from the exons ATGGAGCTAGATAAGATCAGCAACTTACCAGGGCATGTTATAGATCAAATTTTGTCACAGTTGTCAATTAAGGAGGCAGTAAAGACAAGTATTTTGTCAAGCAAGTGGAGGTTCAAATGGGCTACACTTCCACATCTTGTGTTTGATAATCAGTGTTTCCCAGTTTCTTCTCAAGATCAAACTATTGTCAAGAATAAACTTGTGAGCATTGTTGATCATGTTCTCTTACTTCATAATGGACCGATATACAAGTTCAAGCTTTCGCATCGAGATCTTCTAGGAATTACCGACATTGATCGGTGGATTCTCCATCTATCAAGGTGCTCTATCAAAGAGTTTGTTCTTGAAATTTGGAAAGGGCAGCGCTACAAGATgccttcttctttatttttatgcCAGAATCTGGTTCACTTAGAGTTATTTAATTGTTTCCTAAAACCTCCGTTGACATTTAAAGGCTTTGGGAGCTTGAAGAGCCTTGATCTACAGCATGTGACCTTGGCCCAAGATCTGTTTGAAAGTCTGATTTCTAGCTGCCCTCTGCTTGAAAGATTGACATTGATGAACTTTGATGGTTTCGCCCATCTCAACATTAATGCACCAAATCTCCAATATTTTGATATTGGAGGTGTTTTTGAGGATATTAGTTTTGAACATACCTCCCGTTTAGCTGTTGTTGCCATTGGATTATACGTAAATGTCGGCGATGACAAAAAGCAAGTTTATTCCAATTCTAGCAATTTGCTTAAATTTTTTGTTCATCTACCCCTTATCCGAAGGCTGGAGGTTCAGAGTTACTTTTTGAAG TATTTGGCTGTTGGAATTTTGCCAGGAAGGTTGCCTATCCCATGTGTCAATCTTAACTATCTTTCCTTGCGCATAAACTTCAACGATTCAGAGGAGGTTTTAACAGCTCTGTCCCTGTTAAGAAGTTCACCTAATCTACAAGAACTAGAAGTTTTG GCTCGCCCGGAGGAGCTGGCTGCTGTGGCGAAAGTCATCAACTTTCAGGAAGATGACCATTCGAGTTGTACACTCAACCAACTGCAACTAGTGAAGATCTTTGGCATCTCTGGTACACAACGTgaattgaatttcatcaaattaGTGCTATTGGCTTCTCCTGTACTCGAAAGAATGACCGTTAAGCCTGCTTCCATTGATGGAAGCTGGGAGTTGGTTAAAGAATTGCTGCGATTCAGGCGAGCCTCCATGATAGCAGAAGTCATTTACTTGGACCCATAA